A genomic window from Candidatus Thiocaldithrix dubininis includes:
- the murC gene encoding UDP-N-acetylmuramate--L-alanine ligase has translation MKLGSDQLARKRINRLHFVGIGGAGMGGIAEVVANLGYSVSGSDLAENTMTRRLQSLGVQVFKGHAAEHAEGADVLVVSTAIDPTNPEIIVAREKRIPIVRRAEMLAELMRFRHGIAVAGTHGKTTTTSLTTSLLVEGGLDPTYVIGGKLNSSASNSKLGTGEYLVAEADESDASFLHLQPMIAVVTNIDADHMETYGGDFEKLKQTFVEFLHHLPFYGLAVLCVDDAHVREILPNVNRPVVTYGIDQDDADLCATNVRYTGTQSCYTVKCKRSGRELEVVLNLPGRHNILNSLAAMAIAMELDVADDAILAGLRKFDGVGRRFQMYGDINFGKGIATLVDDYGHHPREMQATLNAMRNAWPERRLVLVFQPHRYTRTRDLFEDFAQILSETDVLILMDVYAASEKPIPGADGRALARAIRIRGKVDPIFVADVEDVPGVLKQILQNGDVILTQGAGSVGALAASLPEALIVKGQGAN, from the coding sequence ATGAAATTAGGCAGCGATCAACTCGCACGCAAACGCATTAACCGCTTACATTTTGTCGGCATTGGTGGTGCAGGTATGGGCGGCATTGCCGAAGTCGTGGCGAATTTGGGGTATAGCGTATCAGGTTCAGATTTAGCCGAAAATACCATGACACGGCGCTTACAATCATTAGGCGTACAAGTGTTTAAAGGGCATGCAGCGGAACATGCCGAAGGCGCAGATGTATTAGTCGTGTCGACTGCGATTGATCCTACCAATCCTGAAATTATTGTGGCGCGTGAAAAGCGTATTCCGATTGTGCGTCGGGCTGAAATGTTGGCGGAGTTAATGCGCTTTCGCCATGGGATTGCGGTCGCAGGCACACATGGCAAAACCACGACCACCAGTTTAACCACCAGCTTATTAGTTGAAGGCGGCTTAGACCCAACTTATGTGATTGGCGGCAAACTGAATAGCTCAGCCAGTAACTCTAAATTAGGCACGGGCGAATATTTAGTAGCCGAAGCTGATGAAAGCGATGCTTCATTTTTGCATTTGCAACCCATGATTGCGGTGGTTACCAATATCGACGCGGATCATATGGAAACCTACGGCGGGGATTTTGAAAAATTAAAACAAACCTTCGTTGAATTTTTACACCATTTACCGTTTTACGGCTTAGCCGTGTTATGTGTGGATGATGCGCATGTGCGTGAGATTTTGCCGAACGTTAATCGCCCCGTTGTAACGTATGGTATTGATCAAGACGATGCGGATTTATGCGCAACCAATGTGCGTTATACCGGCACGCAAAGCTGTTATACCGTGAAATGTAAACGTTCCGGGCGTGAGTTAGAGGTGGTATTGAATCTACCGGGACGGCATAACATTTTAAACTCGTTAGCCGCAATGGCGATTGCAATGGAGTTAGATGTAGCGGATGACGCGATCCTAGCCGGTTTGCGTAAGTTTGATGGGGTTGGGCGTCGCTTCCAAATGTACGGCGATATTAACTTTGGTAAAGGAATTGCCACATTAGTTGACGATTATGGGCATCATCCGCGTGAAATGCAGGCTACACTTAATGCTATGCGTAATGCTTGGCCAGAACGCCGTTTAGTACTTGTTTTTCAACCACATCGTTATACGCGTACACGGGATTTATTTGAGGATTTTGCACAAATTCTGTCAGAAACCGATGTACTGATTTTAATGGATGTGTATGCCGCTAGTGAAAAGCCCATTCCGGGTGCAGATGGGCGAGCATTAGCTAGAGCCATTCGTATTCGTGGCAAGGTTGATCCTATTTTTGTGGCAGATGTAGAAGATGTTCCCGGTGTTTTGAAACAGATATTACAAAATGGGGATGTTATTTTAACCCAAGGGGCTGGTAGTGTGGGGGCATTAGCCGCCAGTTTACCAGAAGCATTAATTGTAAAAGGGCAAGGGGCTAATTAA
- the murG gene encoding undecaprenyldiphospho-muramoylpentapeptide beta-N-acetylglucosaminyltransferase, protein MDSKQTKRPVLITAGGTGGHVYPGLAVARALMAQNIPVIWMGTHKGLEARVIPEAGIEMAWLDVAGVRGKGLMTLLVAPINLTRALIQSIGIMRKHKPAAVLGMGGFVAGPGGLVAALMGKPVVIHEQNAVAGLTNKLLSKVCRRVLEGFPGTFPASHKVLATGNPVRLDIASLPAPAERMAARAHEPLHILIVGGSLGAQALNSLVPQALAQLKVAQVPLVRHQAGVKHIEDAQQQYAKAGVQAEVMPFIEDMAEAYAWADLIICRAGALTIAEVAAAGVASILIPFPHAVDDHQTANAHYLADNGAAVLVQQRDVDADKLTELLQSLVSDRSQLLQMARTARQLAKPQATAQVAAICATYAGYDFNNSTGQ, encoded by the coding sequence GTGGACTCTAAGCAAACAAAACGTCCGGTTTTAATTACCGCAGGTGGTACAGGTGGGCATGTTTACCCCGGTTTAGCCGTCGCAAGGGCATTGATGGCGCAGAATATTCCGGTGATTTGGATGGGTACACATAAAGGCTTAGAAGCGCGTGTGATTCCCGAAGCGGGTATTGAAATGGCATGGCTGGATGTGGCAGGCGTGCGCGGTAAAGGCTTAATGACCTTATTGGTTGCACCGATTAATCTGACTCGTGCGTTGATTCAATCCATTGGTATTATGCGCAAACATAAACCCGCTGCGGTATTGGGTATGGGCGGCTTCGTCGCAGGACCGGGAGGTTTAGTGGCTGCTTTAATGGGTAAGCCGGTGGTGATTCACGAGCAAAACGCGGTGGCAGGTTTAACCAATAAATTATTATCGAAGGTGTGTCGGCGTGTCTTAGAAGGTTTTCCGGGGACGTTTCCTGCCAGTCATAAGGTATTAGCCACGGGCAATCCGGTACGTTTGGATATTGCCAGCTTACCCGCTCCGGCGGAACGTATGGCAGCGCGAGCACATGAACCCCTGCATATTTTAATCGTCGGTGGTAGTTTGGGGGCGCAAGCCTTAAATAGTTTAGTGCCACAAGCTTTAGCACAATTGAAAGTAGCGCAAGTTCCGTTGGTTAGGCATCAAGCAGGCGTTAAACATATTGAGGATGCGCAACAACAGTACGCTAAAGCCGGTGTGCAAGCAGAAGTCATGCCATTTATTGAAGATATGGCAGAGGCGTATGCATGGGCAGATTTAATTATTTGTCGCGCGGGTGCATTAACCATTGCGGAAGTGGCCGCAGCGGGTGTGGCTTCTATTCTGATTCCATTTCCACATGCAGTTGATGATCATCAAACCGCTAATGCCCATTATTTAGCCGATAACGGGGCAGCGGTATTAGTTCAACAACGCGATGTAGATGCTGATAAATTAACTGAGCTTTTACAAAGCTTGGTATCAGACCGCAGTCAATTATTACAAATGGCGCGAACCGCTCGCCAATTAGCTAAACCTCAAGCCACTGCACAAGTTGCGGCTATCTGTGCCACTTATGCAGGTTATGATTTTAATAATTCAACAGGACAATAA
- the ftsW gene encoding putative lipid II flippase FtsW: MNLRDTGTTLQQFSSTPWSRYLDRDLMLVLFALLGIGIVMLGSASLWVADKQYQNAYYYLQRQLGFLGIGLCLALLIYQVRLDFWRGLGVWLLPAVLVLLVLVLIPGIGKNIKGSYRWIDLGFMNLQVSEVAKLIMLLYLSGYMIRHGKKLATSPSYEPLVIPLVVLGVIGGLLLIEPDFGSTVIILVSGLALLFLGGVPLKRLGLLLGGALIIMIPASFWGYRGARWQALFNPWEYETDQGYQTVHALLAIGDGGWFGQGLGGSVQKLFYLPEAHNDFIFAVLAEEFGFLGILAVLALYALLVYRSFYIGFQADKHSQHYGAYIAYGMGFWLGLQVILNIGVNLAVFPPKGLTLPLMSYGGSSLIVALMGIALVMRVHRETQIAQFGLPEKKAKNTSRTGKTVRRIVRGL, encoded by the coding sequence ATGAATTTACGTGACACCGGTACGACTTTACAACAATTTAGCAGCACCCCTTGGTCACGTTACCTTGACCGAGATTTAATGTTGGTATTGTTTGCCTTATTAGGCATTGGCATTGTCATGCTGGGGTCAGCGTCCTTATGGGTTGCCGATAAGCAATATCAAAACGCTTATTACTACTTACAACGGCAATTGGGGTTTTTAGGCATTGGTTTATGTCTTGCCTTACTCATCTATCAAGTCCGCCTTGATTTTTGGCGGGGTTTAGGTGTTTGGTTATTGCCTGCTGTTCTGGTGCTTTTAGTCTTAGTGTTGATTCCGGGCATTGGTAAAAATATTAAAGGCAGTTATCGCTGGATTGATTTGGGCTTTATGAATTTGCAAGTGTCTGAAGTCGCTAAGCTCATTATGCTGTTGTATTTGTCCGGTTATATGATTCGCCACGGAAAAAAGCTGGCAACTTCACCCTCTTATGAACCCTTAGTGATCCCCTTAGTGGTACTAGGGGTGATTGGCGGTTTGTTATTAATTGAACCCGATTTTGGCTCAACCGTCATTATTCTAGTCAGTGGTTTAGCCTTATTATTTTTAGGCGGTGTGCCGCTCAAACGCTTAGGCCTATTACTAGGCGGTGCATTAATCATTATGATTCCTGCCTCTTTTTGGGGGTATCGCGGGGCGCGCTGGCAAGCCTTATTCAATCCGTGGGAATATGAAACCGATCAGGGTTATCAAACCGTACACGCCCTATTAGCGATTGGTGACGGCGGTTGGTTTGGGCAAGGTTTGGGCGGTAGCGTACAAAAGTTATTCTATTTACCCGAAGCGCATAACGACTTCATTTTTGCCGTATTGGCCGAAGAATTCGGTTTCTTAGGTATTTTAGCGGTACTGGCGTTATATGCATTGCTGGTGTATCGCAGTTTTTATATTGGTTTTCAGGCGGATAAGCACAGTCAACATTACGGGGCTTATATCGCCTACGGCATGGGCTTTTGGTTGGGTTTACAAGTCATTTTAAATATTGGCGTAAATTTGGCGGTCTTTCCACCGAAAGGCTTAACTTTACCGCTGATGAGTTATGGCGGTAGTAGCTTAATTGTTGCTTTGATGGGCATTGCTTTAGTTATGCGGGTACATCGCGAAACCCAAATTGCCCAATTCGGTCTACCCGAAAAGAAAGCCAAAAATACTTCTCGCACAGGAAAAACAGTTAGGAGAATAGTGCGTGGACTCTAA
- a CDS encoding D-alanine--D-alanine ligase, with the protein MDTKKFGKVAVLYGGWSAERPVSLKSGAAVLQALQEAGVDAHGIDVDRNIIQVLQTGQFDRVFNILHGAGGEDGVLQGALEILGLPYTGCGVMASALSMDKLMTKRVWLGAGLPTPAYRILNKETDFQQVINELGLPLMVKPATEGSSIGLSKVKRAEDLAEAYAKAASCSKTVIAEQWITGAEYTAGILDGQTLPLIRLEVPGEFYDYEAKYLRDDTRYHCPCGLNPEDEAAMQSLALQAFAAVGGRGWGRVDLMRDQQGKAWLIEVNTNPGMTDHSLVPMGARAIGLDFPALVLRILETTL; encoded by the coding sequence ATGGATACTAAAAAATTCGGTAAAGTCGCTGTGTTGTATGGGGGATGGTCAGCCGAGCGTCCGGTTTCACTGAAAAGTGGTGCGGCCGTATTACAAGCCTTACAAGAAGCGGGCGTGGATGCACATGGCATTGATGTGGATCGTAACATTATTCAAGTGTTGCAAACGGGGCAGTTTGATCGAGTCTTTAATATATTGCACGGTGCAGGCGGCGAAGATGGCGTCTTACAAGGTGCATTAGAAATACTCGGATTACCTTACACAGGGTGTGGAGTCATGGCATCTGCCTTGAGTATGGATAAACTCATGACCAAACGGGTTTGGTTAGGCGCGGGTTTGCCCACTCCAGCTTATCGAATTTTAAATAAAGAGACAGATTTTCAGCAGGTCATCAATGAGCTGGGTCTGCCGCTAATGGTAAAGCCTGCAACCGAAGGCTCAAGTATTGGCCTATCTAAGGTAAAACGTGCTGAAGATTTAGCTGAAGCCTATGCGAAAGCCGCAAGCTGTAGTAAAACGGTCATCGCAGAACAATGGATTACAGGGGCGGAATATACTGCTGGAATTTTAGACGGACAGACTTTGCCATTAATTCGTCTAGAAGTGCCCGGTGAATTCTATGACTATGAAGCCAAATACCTTAGAGATGACACTCGCTATCATTGTCCTTGTGGTTTAAATCCAGAAGATGAAGCTGCCATGCAGTCGCTTGCCTTACAAGCATTTGCGGCGGTGGGCGGACGCGGTTGGGGACGGGTCGATCTGATGCGTGACCAACAAGGTAAGGCTTGGTTAATTGAAGTGAATACAAATCCGGGTATGACAGATCATAGTTTAGTGCCAATGGGGGCACGCGCCATTGGTCTCGATTTTCCAGCGCTGGTGTTACGTATATTGGAGACAACGCTTTAA
- a CDS encoding M23 family metallopeptidase: protein MKVICLSEDGSRRASFELHPWKHLIIPAAIIALLIIGLSINQMLGLYRLDATPQYSSLSAAEASKMMTALENQLTTVDQIKKAYANYTVDVDTLAVRLGGMEAEITRLNALAKRVADKAKLDPKEFSLDSKPGRGGADFSEIDLRPHTPTQDLLKAFQSSETGLERQKGMLATLEQILEGLTLQEEVLPSGRPVKTGYISSEFGFRRDPFNGNMRMHKGLDFAGPIGTDIYAVAGGVVSFVGEKPGYGNVVEVDHGDGLVSRYAHLNATSAKQGTVIKKGELVAWLGNTGRSTGPHLHLEVLKQGEQVNPRDYLGTDE, encoded by the coding sequence ATGAAGGTGATTTGTTTAAGTGAGGATGGTTCGAGGCGTGCGTCTTTTGAATTACATCCTTGGAAACATTTAATAATACCTGCCGCCATTATTGCCTTATTAATCATCGGTTTATCCATTAATCAAATGCTGGGGCTTTATCGCCTCGATGCTACCCCCCAATATAGTAGTTTATCCGCCGCTGAAGCTAGCAAAATGATGACAGCTTTGGAAAATCAGTTGACGACCGTTGATCAAATTAAAAAAGCTTACGCCAATTATACCGTGGATGTGGATACCTTAGCAGTACGTTTGGGGGGCATGGAAGCGGAAATTACCCGCCTGAATGCCTTAGCAAAACGAGTGGCGGATAAAGCTAAACTTGATCCGAAGGAATTCTCGCTGGATAGCAAACCGGGGCGCGGTGGCGCGGATTTTAGTGAGATTGACCTACGCCCCCATACCCCTACTCAAGATTTGTTGAAAGCTTTTCAATCCAGTGAAACCGGTTTAGAGCGCCAAAAAGGTATGTTGGCAACGTTGGAACAAATCCTTGAAGGTTTGACTCTACAAGAAGAGGTGTTGCCTTCTGGGCGTCCGGTTAAAACGGGTTATATTTCTTCCGAGTTTGGATTTCGGCGTGACCCCTTTAATGGCAATATGCGTATGCATAAAGGTTTAGATTTCGCAGGTCCTATTGGCACGGATATTTATGCAGTGGCGGGCGGAGTGGTTTCGTTTGTTGGCGAAAAACCGGGTTATGGCAATGTGGTCGAAGTCGATCATGGCGATGGCTTAGTAAGTCGTTATGCCCACTTAAATGCGACTTCTGCCAAGCAGGGTACAGTTATTAAAAAAGGTGAATTAGTTGCATGGCTGGGTAATACAGGTCGTTCTACCGGTCCCCATTTGCATTTAGAAGTGTTAAAACAGGGCGAACAAGTGAATCCACGCGATTATCTAGGTACAGATGAATGA
- the ftsA gene encoding cell division protein FtsA has translation MSHKAEQSNMIVALDLGTSKVVALVGEISDAGRMEIVGIGSYPSRGMKKGVVVNIESTIQSIQRAVEEAELMSGVTIHSVYVGIAGSHVRSLNSHGIVAIKDKEVTPGDLDRVMDAARAVAIPADQRILHVLPQEYVIDQQEGIREPIGMSGVRLEARVHLVTAANSAAQNLVKCVERCNLQVSDIILEQVASSYAVLEEDEKELGVCLVDVGGGTSDIAVFINGSIHHTAVIPIAGDQVTNDIAVAVRTPTQHAEGIKIRYGTALRQLAPDNQLIEVPGVGEREPRSLSAQALASVIEPRYEELFALVLQELRRSGYEERIGAGIVLTGGACKMRGVRELAEEVFHMPVRIGMPRNVGGLRGEVENPIHSTGVGLLMYGMAQQAYGTRRSYNTDVEQDSLWERFKSFFMGSF, from the coding sequence ATGTCACATAAAGCAGAACAATCGAACATGATCGTAGCATTGGATTTGGGTACTTCCAAGGTGGTCGCTTTGGTGGGCGAAATCAGTGATGCTGGGCGCATGGAAATTGTTGGCATTGGCAGCTATCCATCTCGTGGCATGAAAAAAGGGGTTGTAGTTAATATTGAGTCCACCATTCAATCTATTCAGCGAGCGGTGGAAGAAGCAGAATTGATGTCGGGTGTTACCATTCATTCTGTTTATGTGGGAATTGCGGGTAGTCATGTACGTAGTTTAAATTCACATGGCATTGTGGCGATAAAAGATAAAGAAGTGACACCCGGTGATTTAGATCGCGTTATGGATGCAGCGCGTGCAGTAGCGATTCCAGCGGATCAACGTATTCTGCATGTCTTGCCGCAAGAATATGTGATTGACCAGCAGGAAGGTATTCGCGAACCGATTGGTATGTCCGGTGTACGACTAGAAGCACGCGTACATTTGGTCACAGCGGCTAATAGTGCAGCACAAAATCTCGTAAAGTGCGTTGAACGTTGTAATTTACAAGTATCTGATATTATTCTTGAACAAGTGGCTTCAAGTTATGCTGTTTTAGAAGAAGATGAAAAAGAATTAGGCGTATGCCTAGTCGATGTGGGTGGTGGGACGAGTGATATTGCGGTGTTTATTAATGGTTCGATTCACCATACCGCAGTGATTCCCATTGCTGGGGATCAGGTTACTAATGATATAGCAGTGGCGGTCAGAACACCGACGCAGCATGCAGAAGGCATAAAAATTCGTTATGGAACGGCCTTACGTCAATTAGCACCGGATAATCAATTGATTGAAGTTCCGGGGGTAGGTGAACGTGAGCCACGAAGTTTATCAGCGCAGGCGCTTGCTTCGGTTATAGAGCCGCGCTACGAAGAATTATTTGCGTTGGTCTTACAAGAATTAAGACGCAGCGGTTATGAAGAACGCATTGGTGCAGGTATCGTCCTTACAGGTGGTGCTTGTAAAATGCGCGGCGTACGGGAATTGGCAGAGGAAGTGTTTCATATGCCCGTACGCATTGGTATGCCTCGCAACGTAGGTGGGTTACGCGGTGAGGTTGAAAACCCTATTCATTCCACAGGAGTAGGGCTGTTGATGTACGGGATGGCTCAGCAGGCATATGGGACAAGACGTAGCTACAATACTGATGTGGAACAGGACAGTTTGTGGGAAAGGTTCAAGTCCTTCTTTATGGGAAGTTTTTAG
- the ftsZ gene encoding cell division protein FtsZ, giving the protein MFELMDNAPKGAVIKVIGVGGGGGNAVKHMLESGIEGVEYICANTDAQALQGIGVKNILQLGSSLTKGLGAGANPDIGKEAALEDRERIKELISGTDMLFITAGMGGGTGTGAAPVIAEIARDMGILTVAVVTRPFTLEGARRMKSAEFGVSELNKHVDSLITIPNQKLLTSLGKNVSLLDAFKAANGVLLNAVQGIAELITNPGLINVDFADVRAVMAGGGITMMGSGQAQGEDRAAKAAQAAISSPLLEDICLEGSRGILVSISGGMDMGIHEFEEVGSVISQFASDDANVIIGTTLSQDLKDSIRVTIVATGLEEVGANTRVPPSKKPAPTPEASRKSRDDARVANLKPVQLEQAPKHLGATGGRYENNLDIPSIYRGKAGETNLDIPAFLRKQAD; this is encoded by the coding sequence ATGTTTGAATTAATGGACAATGCGCCGAAAGGTGCAGTGATCAAGGTCATTGGTGTAGGCGGTGGCGGCGGTAATGCCGTGAAACACATGCTGGAATCTGGCATCGAAGGCGTTGAATACATTTGTGCTAATACCGATGCGCAAGCGCTACAAGGTATTGGTGTTAAAAACATTCTGCAATTAGGTAGTTCGCTGACTAAAGGTTTAGGCGCGGGCGCTAATCCTGATATTGGTAAAGAAGCCGCGTTAGAAGACCGTGAACGCATTAAAGAATTAATCAGCGGCACGGATATGCTCTTTATTACCGCTGGTATGGGGGGTGGCACGGGCACTGGTGCAGCGCCGGTCATTGCAGAAATTGCCCGTGATATGGGTATTCTAACTGTAGCAGTGGTAACGCGTCCTTTTACTTTAGAAGGTGCGCGGCGCATGAAGTCGGCTGAGTTTGGTGTTTCAGAATTGAATAAGCACGTCGATTCTTTAATTACCATTCCTAACCAAAAATTGCTGACTTCGCTAGGTAAAAATGTGTCTTTGCTGGATGCATTCAAAGCCGCAAACGGGGTGTTATTGAATGCAGTACAAGGTATTGCAGAACTCATTACGAATCCCGGTTTAATCAACGTGGACTTTGCCGACGTACGTGCTGTCATGGCGGGCGGTGGCATTACCATGATGGGTTCGGGTCAAGCGCAAGGTGAAGATCGGGCAGCAAAAGCCGCACAAGCCGCGATTTCTAGCCCTTTATTGGAAGATATTTGCCTAGAGGGTTCGCGCGGTATTTTGGTAAGTATTAGCGGCGGCATGGATATGGGTATCCATGAATTTGAAGAAGTAGGTAGTGTTATCAGTCAATTTGCGTCTGACGATGCAAATGTCATTATTGGCACAACCTTAAGCCAAGACTTAAAAGACAGTATTCGGGTAACTATTGTTGCAACAGGTTTGGAAGAGGTCGGCGCAAATACGCGTGTACCGCCTAGTAAAAAGCCAGCACCAACCCCGGAAGCGTCACGTAAGTCGCGGGACGATGCGCGGGTTGCGAACTTAAAACCTGTGCAATTAGAACAAGCGCCTAAACATTTGGGTGCAACCGGTGGACGTTATGAAAATAACTTAGACATTCCGTCCATTTATCGGGGAAAAGCCGGTGAAACAAACTTAGATATTCCTGCATTTTTACGTAAGCAAGCAGATTAA
- a CDS encoding cell division protein FtsQ/DivIB — protein sequence MAKPQRRAVKKKPLWQVNLPNLSQVSLKSATFMAVGLVILGLALGIQTWLNNPINLPISQIDVQGELKYLKDTDLKQIIAKYSNTNLYLLDVDALEADLETQPWIRLVKLRRVWPSQLIVEVEEQRPIAFWGTEQLVNQFGELFTAELPGLQGIIPVLFSPKVSGRSMAESYLQVTNQLKGTPVEVSELIEDSRGAWRLKLKGGIEVLLGNKDQEQRLARFKVAYNQALGTNAKLIRRVDLRYTNGLAVEWKQSQLSSL from the coding sequence ATGGCAAAGCCTCAACGCCGTGCCGTCAAAAAAAAACCGTTATGGCAGGTAAATTTACCTAACCTGTCACAGGTTTCATTAAAGTCTGCTACCTTTATGGCAGTAGGCTTAGTGATATTAGGTTTGGCGTTGGGTATCCAAACATGGTTAAATAATCCAATAAATTTACCCATTAGTCAGATTGATGTTCAAGGTGAGTTAAAATACCTAAAAGATACGGATTTAAAACAGATTATTGCCAAGTACAGCAACACGAATCTTTATTTATTGGATGTTGATGCACTTGAAGCAGATCTGGAAACACAGCCTTGGATTCGATTAGTTAAATTACGTAGAGTCTGGCCAAGTCAATTAATTGTTGAAGTTGAAGAACAAAGACCGATTGCATTTTGGGGTACGGAGCAATTAGTAAATCAGTTTGGGGAATTATTCACCGCTGAGCTGCCCGGTTTGCAGGGTATTATTCCCGTATTATTTAGTCCTAAAGTATCTGGTCGCAGTATGGCCGAGTCTTATTTACAAGTTACCAATCAATTGAAAGGTACACCAGTAGAAGTAAGTGAATTAATTGAGGATAGTCGGGGCGCTTGGCGACTCAAATTAAAAGGCGGCATTGAGGTCTTGTTGGGTAATAAAGATCAAGAGCAGCGGCTTGCACGTTTCAAAGTGGCTTATAACCAAGCCCTAGGTACAAATGCAAAATTAATTCGACGGGTGGATTTACGATACACCAACGGTTTAGCAGTAGAATGGAAGCAATCTCAACTCAGTTCTTTGTAA
- the lpxC gene encoding UDP-3-O-acyl-N-acetylglucosamine deacetylase produces the protein MLKQRTLKQTITTTGIGLHSGKKVTMTLKPAPANTGILFKRVDLQPPVIIDSHPERVGETMLCTGLVTETAKVATIEHLLSALAGLGIDNLWIEIDAPEIPIMDGSAAPFLYLILSTGIQELDAPKRFIKITKPIEARKGDAWARLTPYAGFKASFEIAFNHPAVNATAQQLEINFSSQAYASEVARARTFGFMRDVEMLRSRNLGLGGSLENAIVLDEYRVINPDGLRYNDEFIRHKILDAVGDLYTLGHGIIGAFHGYKAGHAINNLLVRELLKQQDAWDMVTLDETEKSQTIFVDNYTLAYF, from the coding sequence TTGTTAAAACAACGCACACTCAAACAAACGATTACCACCACGGGTATCGGTCTACATTCCGGTAAAAAAGTTACCATGACCTTGAAACCCGCCCCCGCTAACACTGGCATTTTATTTAAACGTGTGGATTTACAGCCACCCGTAATAATTGATTCTCACCCTGAACGGGTTGGGGAAACTATGTTGTGTACGGGTTTGGTTACCGAGACGGCCAAAGTGGCCACTATTGAGCATTTATTATCTGCCTTGGCGGGACTAGGTATTGATAACCTATGGATTGAAATTGATGCACCTGAAATTCCGATTATGGACGGTAGTGCTGCGCCATTTTTATATCTAATCCTATCAACAGGTATTCAAGAATTAGATGCGCCTAAACGTTTTATAAAAATTACCAAGCCGATTGAGGCACGTAAAGGCGATGCCTGGGCGCGTTTAACACCCTATGCAGGTTTTAAAGCTAGCTTTGAAATTGCTTTCAATCATCCAGCCGTCAATGCGACTGCGCAGCAGTTAGAGATTAATTTTTCATCACAGGCTTATGCTAGTGAGGTTGCACGGGCGCGTACCTTTGGTTTTATGCGCGATGTGGAAATGCTGCGCTCACGTAATTTAGGGTTAGGGGGCAGTTTAGAAAATGCCATTGTATTAGATGAATATCGGGTAATAAATCCAGACGGTTTGCGTTATAACGATGAATTTATTCGTCATAAAATTTTGGATGCAGTGGGTGATTTATACACGTTAGGGCATGGCATTATTGGCGCATTCCACGGCTATAAGGCAGGGCATGCCATTAATAATTTATTAGTGCGTGAATTGCTTAAACAGCAAGATGCTTGGGATATGGTAACATTAGACGAAACCGAAAAATCGCAAACAATATTCGTGGATAATTACACCCTTGCCTATTTTTAA